A portion of the Solea senegalensis isolate Sse05_10M linkage group LG17, IFAPA_SoseM_1, whole genome shotgun sequence genome contains these proteins:
- the hivep2a gene encoding transcription factor HIVEP2a, producing the protein MEARESAAVGHKTSDQEPVKEKVPLQRKWVSEPSANTKSCTFADPDLTHRESLPGGASVGSAPQQKYAITENSRKLLSGPSAVGAVGGPPSQDPQGPFAQGFQRGYSYQLGHPYPQHPQTERFLSGAKPQPGLEPHAWPFAGQLPSDDLYPVGYAGHTHPHGAGAGRFPRQKSPSLPSSFGQYSQSGPEPGDEGYSKKEQKPKKPGKYLCRYCGRACAKPSVLKKHIRSHTGERPYPCEPCGFSFKTKSNLYKHRKSHAHAIKAGLVPFSELAVARGGDLDHASPVGEAEVHSDGEQSTDTDEEGVEGPTMLMDKDSPIPQISFEADKNTGGAEPAYADSAEELPVGSIKVPILIVPKPGGVPSTGMECPPFQDIKGSHHMLVLQVGRKAHSLDDSPTIKQRLALRLSEKKGQDVDSAISQSLNLLSPHSKGSTDSGYFSRSESAEQQISPPNTNVKTYEEIMFGRSWYYRPNSRSRQSITVGMAGADPASLATLKQSGAILNMGKIVS; encoded by the exons ATGGAGGCTCGAGAATCGGCTGCCGTTGGGCACAAGACCTCCGATCAGGAACCAGTGAAGGAGAAGGTGCCTCTGCAGAGAAAGTGGGTGTCTGAGCCATCTGCAAACACCAAGAGTTGCACCTTTGCTGACCCAGATTTGACACACCGGGAAAGTTTGCCCGGTGGTGCCAGTGTGGGATCAGCACCTCAGCAGAAATACGCAATCACGGAAAATTCTAGAAAGCTGCTATCCGGACCCTCTGCAGTTGGGGCAGTAGGAGGCCCACCATCTCAAGACCCCCAAGGGCCCTTTGCTCAGGGGTTTCAAAGGGGATACTCCTACCAGCTGGGCCACCCATACCCTCAGCACCCCCAAACTGAGCGCTTCCTCTCAGGAGCCAAACCCCAGCCAGGCCTGGAGCCTCATGCCTGGCCTTTTGCAGGCCAGTTACCCTCTGATGATCTGTATCCAGTAGGATACGCAGGACATACTCACCCTCATGGGGCCGGTGCAGGGAGGTTTCCCCGACAGAAATCTCCCAGTTTACCCAGCTCCTTTGGACAGTATTCTCAGTCTGGCCCTGAGCCTGGAGATGAGGGGTACAGCAAAAAAGAGCAGAAGCCTAAAAAGCCAGGTAAGTACTTATGTCGCTACTGCGGGCGAGCTTGTGCCAAGCCCAGTGTCCTGAAGAAGCACATCCGCTCACATACTGGAGAAAGGCCATATCCATGTGAACCTTGCGGCTTTTCCTTTAAAACCAAGAGCAACCTTTACAAGCATCGCAAGTCCCACGCTCACGCCATCAAGGCTGGACTCGTACCATTTTCAGAGCTAGCCGTGGCCCGTGGTGGGGACTTGGATCACGCGTCACCAGTGGGTGAGGCTGAGGTTCACTCAGATGGAGAGCAGAGTACAGACACCGACGAGGAAGGTGTGGAGGGCCCTACCATGCTGATGGACAAAGACAGCCCCATCCCGCAGATCTCCTTTGAAGCTGACAAGAACACAG GGGGGGCGGAGCCAGCATATGCAGACTCGGCTGAAGAGCTGCCCGTGGGATCTATCAAAGTGCCTATTCTCATTGTTCCCAAACCTGGGGGAGTCCCCTCCACGGGTATGGAGTGCCCACCCTTTCAGGACATAAAGGGCTCGCATCACATGTTGGTGTTGCAGGTCGGCAGAAAAGCACATTCCCTGGATGACTCCCCAACCATCAAGCAACGCTTGGCACTGAGGCTGAGCGAGAAGAAAGGCCAGGATGTGGACTCTGCCATTTCCCAGTCCCTGAACCTCCTCAGTCCTCACAGCAAAGGCAGCACAGACTCTGGTTACTTTTCACGCTCTGAGAGTGCAGAGCAGCAGATCAGCCCCCCAAATACTAATGTCAAGACATATGAAGAGATTATGTTTGGCCGTTCTTGGTACTACAGACCCAATTCCAGATCCAGACAGTCTATCACAGTGGGAATGGCAGGAGCTGACCCAGCTAGTCTGGCAACTTTAAAGCAATCAGGTGCTATTCTGAACATGGGGAAAATAGTTTCTTAA
- the LOC122784361 gene encoding centrosomal protein of 85 kDa-like, which yields MWPRGDCEDGYDSSRTGSPAWLPGPDSAWHSNHTGPSSSFCGGRRHSTVSDSGDTGIGTYCSDSVEDDSSSSTTPLSFQALTQHHFSLDDDVVPSSSSPSTSIRTASSPSSTAQWSRSSLHLTPPSSHLCAPGCLNMRDHQPIRRCSSLTKLSSGTESSSAKTSGCQYNPDSQGSLDRGLLHGYKKEPLGSNVDLYLPLCSSLHCHSLLQRSPGAAPCCRYNPSTRSSSLSLSSALSSPVRHSSLDMSFSASAEDKRGQSGGQVYGLSLSKQADSPVAPPTDRSSPIQPALRTQMWLTEQMEYRPRAERARGTQGCSGDGLSSWQPGLQQEPGLNQMLMTSGLPVNSLVKVKEGLLRQRELEINRYCNTHNLFQLLRRKLLS from the exons ATGTGGCCCAGAGGAGACTGTGAAGACGGATACGACTCGAGTAGAACGG GCTCTCCAGCATGGCTCCCTGGTCCTGACTCAGCGTGGCACAGTAACCACACGGGccccagcagcagcttctgtggtGGACGTCGTCACAGCACAGTGTCTGACAGTGGAGACACTGGCATTGGCACTTACTGTTCTGACAGTGTAGAAG ATGACTCCAGTTCCAGTACCACACCTCTGTCTTTCCAGGCACTGACTCAGCACCACTTCAGCCTGGACGATGACGTCGTCCCCTCGTCTTCCTCACCCAGCACCAGTATCAGAACAGCTTCCTCACCCAGCAGCACAGCTCAGTGGAGCAGGTCTTCCCTACATCTTACACCACCTTCGTCTCACCTGTGTGCACCAGGCTGTCTGAATATGAGGGACCATCAGCCCATCCGCAGGTGCTCCTCTCTCACCAAGTTGTCCTCTGGGACTGAGAGCAGCTCTGCAAAGACATCAGGCTGTCAGTATAATCCAGATTCACAAGGCTCTCTGGACAGAGGTCTGTTACATGGCTACAAAAAGGAGCCTCTTGGCTCTAACGTGGACCTGTATTTACCTCTGTGCTCCTCACTGCACTGCCACAGCCTGCTGCAGCGCTCACCaggtgctgccccctgctgtcgcTACAACCCCAGCACTAGATCCAGCAGTTTGTCCCTCTCCTCAGCTCTGTCCTCCCCAGTGAGACACAGCAGTCTGGATATGAGCTTCAGCGCATCAGCTGAGGATAAACGGGGTCAGAGTGGGGGGCAAGTGTACGGCTTAAGCTTATCAAAACAAGCAGACTCACCTGTGGCCCCTCCCACTGACAGAAGCTCGCCCATCCAACCTGCTCTGCGCACACAGATGTGGCTGACGGAGCAGATGGAGTACAGACCCAGAGCAGAGAGAGCCAGAGGAACACAGGGCTGTAGTGGAGACGGGCTTTCGTCATGGCAACCAGGACTACAGCAGGAACCAGGGCTTAACCAG ATGCTGATGACAAGTGGTCTTCCTGTTAACTCTCTGGTGAAGGTTAAAGAGGGGCTTCTGAGACAGAGAGAACTGGAGATTAACAGgtactgcaacacacacaacctATTTCAGCTTCTAAGAAGAAAACTGTTATCGTAG